Proteins from a genomic interval of Maylandia zebra isolate NMK-2024a linkage group LG15, Mzebra_GT3a, whole genome shotgun sequence:
- the mtif3 gene encoding translation initiation factor IF-3, mitochondrial yields MSAGCVRWVLSHAVRTVCGGSPLYTPPALRFTICSKRCNIIAASWRQSAFSTEVHNTEQTPATPKKKKQDPRANASISSIGRKIPERQIQVISAAGENLGVMHRADVIRMMDEEGLKLVLLSEHKDPPVYQLMSGKQIHEEQLKMREKKKAKAVPVQVKELSFSGGIASHDLTTKLKQVESWLEKKHHVKITLRAVRRESAVNLDATLEQIVEQMEVMVGFVSRPKVIRDGQAAVCILRPPSAKELSQKGKNKAAEAQPANSTSEAAQSETSPVGSTDTTQGSTQH; encoded by the exons ATGTCTGCAGGCTGTGTAAGATGGGTGCTAAGCCATGCAGTGAGAACGGTGTGTGGTGGGAGTCCCTTGTATACGCCACCAGCCTTAAGATTTACAATATGCAGCAAAAGATGTAATATCATCGCTGCCTCTTGGAGACAGTCTGCTTTCTCCACTGAAGTACACAATACAGAACAAACTCCAGCCACgccaaagaagaaaaagcaagatCCCCGAGCAAATGCCTCGATCAGCAGCATCGGCCGTAAGATCCCTGAGCGTCAGATACAGGTGATAAGTGCAGCTGGTGAGAACCTGGGCGTCATGCACCGTGCAGATGTCATCAGAATGATGGATGAGGAGGGTCTCAAGTTAGTGCTACTCAGTGAGCACAAAGACCCACCAGTCTACCAGTTGATGAGCGGCAAACAGATCCACGAGGAGCAACTAAAAATGCGGGAGAAGAAGAAAGCGAAAGCAG TTCCTGTGCAGGTGAAGGAGCTCAGCTTTTCAGGTGGCATAGCGTCTCATGACCTCACCACAAAGCTGAAGCAGGTGGAGAGCtggctggaaaagaaacaccaTGTGAAGATCACTCTGCGGGCAGTGCGTCGTGAATCTGCAGTTAACCTG GATGCCACTCTGGAGCAAATCGTGGAACAAATGGAAGTAATGGTGGGATTTGTCTCAAGGCCAAAAGTGATACGTGATGGCCAAGCAGCCGTGTGCATCCTCCGACCGCCTTCAGCAAAGGAACTGTCACAAAAAGGAAAGAACAAGGCTGCAGAAGCACAGCCTGCCAACTCCACTTCAGAGGCTGCTCAGAGTGAAACGTCTCCTGTTGGCAGCACGGACACAACACAAGGGTccacacagcactga